A stretch of the Rhinoderma darwinii isolate aRhiDar2 chromosome 3, aRhiDar2.hap1, whole genome shotgun sequence genome encodes the following:
- the TMEM205 gene encoding transmembrane protein 205, translating to MVSEGEPGSLVKVVYLLVLSASWGMQCWVTFVAGFVMIRGVPRHTFGLVQSKLFPFYGHIVLCFSFLNLAVYAAYHPRELLSATESAQIALFFISLILSALNARWFSPATTKAMFKMQDIEREHGLGGEIGMSANIEGYKRLREKDPKYQALRKTFFRYHGISSLCNLATLLCNGANLVFTAQLLPTI from the exons ATGGTGAGTGAGGGGGAGCCCGGGAGTCTGGTGAAGGTGGTCTACCTCCTGGTGCTGTCCGCGTCATGGGGCATGCAGTGCTGGGTGACGTTTGtggcag GCTTCGTGATGATCAGGGGGGTTCCCCGCCATACATTCGGGCTAGTGCAGAGTAAGCTGTTCCCGTTCTATGGTCATATCGTCTTGTGCTTCTCCTTCCTGAACCTGGCCGTGTACGCAGCGTATCATCCGCGGGAGCTGCTGTCCGCGACGGAAAGTGCGCAG ATCGCTCTCTTCTTCATCTCACTCATTCTATCCGCACTCAACGCTCGATGGTTCTCTCCAGCCACAACCAAAGCCATGTTTAAGATGCAGGACATAGAGCGCGAGCATGGCCTGGGAGGAGAGATCGGGATGAGCGCCAACATTGAAGGGTACAAGCGCCTACGGGAGAAGGACCCCAAATACCAAGCTCTGCGCAAAACCTTCTTCCGTTACCACGGCATCTCCTCTCTCTGTAACTTGGCTACGTTGTTGTGTAATGGAGCTAACCTTGTATTTACTGCCCAGCTGCTGCCCACAATATAA